One window of the Pseudofrankia sp. DC12 genome contains the following:
- a CDS encoding amidohydrolase family protein, whose product MPVIDAWLQHPTLRHANHEMFASLRRWTGRELLTAEPPVEATLAALRAAEVEIGLAAAWYGPQGPLISNDEVAGFVAESGGRLRGVAGVDLTRPVQAVRELRRAVRELGFVALRVVPWLWQLPPTDRLYYPLYTACVDLGIPFCTQVGHTGPLRPSETGRPIPYIDQVALDFPELTIVCGHIGYPWTTEMIAVADKHTGVYIDTSAYTTRRYPAELVDYLRGRGRHKVLFGSNYPMITPARALEHLADLALDDQARELFLAGNARRVFSL is encoded by the coding sequence GTGCCGGTCATCGACGCGTGGCTGCAGCATCCGACGTTGCGCCACGCCAACCATGAGATGTTCGCGTCGCTGCGCAGATGGACCGGTCGTGAGCTGCTGACCGCGGAGCCGCCGGTCGAGGCGACGCTCGCCGCGCTGCGGGCGGCCGAGGTGGAGATCGGGCTCGCCGCCGCCTGGTACGGGCCGCAGGGGCCGCTGATCAGCAACGACGAGGTGGCCGGGTTCGTCGCCGAGTCCGGCGGGCGGCTGCGCGGGGTGGCCGGGGTGGACCTCACCCGGCCGGTCCAGGCCGTGCGGGAGCTGCGCCGCGCGGTGCGGGAGCTGGGCTTCGTGGCGCTGCGCGTCGTGCCCTGGCTGTGGCAGCTCCCGCCGACCGACCGGCTGTACTACCCGCTGTACACGGCCTGCGTCGACCTCGGCATCCCCTTCTGCACCCAGGTCGGCCACACCGGCCCGCTGCGCCCGTCCGAGACCGGCCGGCCCATCCCGTACATCGACCAGGTCGCCCTCGACTTCCCCGAGCTGACCATCGTGTGCGGGCACATCGGCTACCCGTGGACGACGGAGATGATCGCCGTCGCCGACAAGCACACCGGGGTGTATATCGACACCAGCGCCTACACGACCCGCCGCTACCCGGCGGAGCTGGTGGACTACCTGCGCGGTCGGGGTCGCCACAAGGTGCTCTTCGGCTCGAACTATCCGATGATCACGCCCGCCCGGGCGCTGGAGCA
- a CDS encoding class I SAM-dependent methyltransferase: MSAWDARSYDVVAVPQQTWGEDVVRRLPPDACAGPAVILDAGCGSGRVTESVLDRFPDARVITGEASPSMRERAHERLARYGDRARVVPLDLEDDALLAVNDGRPFDAVFSTGTFHWIRDHASMYRRLAAVLRPGGTLVAQCGGDGSVAGVRAIVDDLGIDWRRLNRYAGGEETLGWLRDAGFRDVWAWLAPEPVDFDDRAAAVEYLLDGVLAPYVAERPAGEQREIAETVADRLGELRVMFVRLNILARRA; encoded by the coding sequence GTGAGCGCGTGGGATGCCCGGTCGTATGACGTGGTCGCGGTGCCGCAGCAGACCTGGGGCGAAGATGTCGTGCGCCGGCTGCCGCCCGACGCCTGCGCCGGGCCGGCTGTCATCCTCGACGCCGGCTGTGGGTCCGGCCGCGTGACCGAGTCGGTACTTGACCGCTTCCCGGACGCGAGGGTGATCACCGGCGAGGCCTCGCCGAGCATGCGCGAGCGGGCACATGAGCGGCTGGCGCGTTACGGCGATCGTGCACGGGTCGTCCCGCTCGACTTGGAGGACGACGCGCTGCTCGCCGTGAACGACGGGCGGCCGTTCGACGCGGTGTTCTCCACCGGGACCTTCCACTGGATCCGAGACCACGCCTCGATGTACCGGCGTCTGGCGGCCGTGCTGCGCCCCGGTGGCACGCTGGTCGCGCAGTGCGGCGGAGACGGCAGCGTCGCCGGGGTCCGCGCGATCGTGGACGATCTCGGGATCGACTGGCGACGCCTGAACCGTTATGCAGGCGGGGAAGAGACGCTCGGCTGGCTGCGCGACGCTGGCTTCCGCGACGTGTGGGCGTGGCTGGCGCCCGAGCCGGTCGACTTCGACGACCGTGCGGCGGCGGTCGAGTATCTGCTCGACGGCGTGCTCGCGCCATACGTCGCAGAGCGGCCGGCGGGCGAGCAGCGCGAGATCGCCGAAACCGTGGCCGACCGGCTCGGCGAGCTGCGTGTCATGTTCGTGCGCCTCAACATCCTTGCCCGCCGCGCCTGA
- a CDS encoding HNH endonuclease signature motif containing protein — protein sequence MVDGVFDEVLAGLASCDASATLTLAARLARLTARLEGLTIHTQMHLARQRPANPAGGDGEPGDPYSPFAADELAAELGQSPRTMSSRLTTAWEIAHELPAALADLTAGMLDHTRLTALHQLTRCLTTAQRATIEAAMLAGSRLASPPQWRRKIHRLVSRLDPQAAAKRRRHAHTQRSISLQPLEDGMALLTAVLPAEDAQAIYDRIHQIARSDAPVAGDTRPIDARRADVLTALLLGNRREHVSVELQVIAPVGTLAGLDDNPAELAGYGPIPAHVGRALAADAHWRRVLTDPTTGTVLDLGHRRVPTPALARLIRHQQTRCLFPGCGMPATHTDIDHTIDHAHGGHTALDNLGLLCRHHHRAKHRANWQLDQPRPGVFVWTSPTGRAYTTDTIANEEEVNTLVATRTTGRADPRRTPSIIPNQRGSSDIRCPF from the coding sequence TTGGTCGACGGGGTGTTCGACGAGGTGCTGGCCGGGCTGGCCTCGTGTGACGCGTCGGCGACGTTGACGCTGGCGGCCAGGTTGGCGCGGCTGACCGCCCGGTTGGAAGGCCTGACGATCCACACCCAGATGCACCTCGCTCGCCAGCGCCCCGCCAACCCGGCCGGGGGAGACGGCGAGCCGGGTGACCCGTACTCGCCGTTCGCCGCCGACGAACTCGCCGCCGAACTGGGCCAGTCCCCACGCACGATGTCCAGCCGGCTCACCACCGCCTGGGAGATCGCCCACGAACTCCCCGCCGCCCTTGCCGACCTGACCGCCGGGATGCTCGACCACACCCGCCTCACCGCGCTGCACCAACTCACCCGCTGCCTCACCACCGCGCAGCGCGCCACCATCGAGGCCGCCATGCTCGCCGGCAGCCGGCTGGCCTCCCCACCCCAATGGCGCCGCAAGATCCACCGACTCGTCTCCCGGCTCGACCCACAGGCCGCCGCGAAACGCCGCCGCCACGCCCACACCCAACGCAGCATCAGCCTTCAACCTCTCGAAGACGGCATGGCCCTGCTCACAGCCGTTCTCCCGGCCGAAGACGCCCAGGCGATCTACGACCGGATCCACCAGATCGCCAGGTCCGACGCCCCCGTGGCCGGCGACACCCGGCCGATCGACGCCCGCCGCGCCGACGTCCTCACCGCACTGCTCCTCGGCAACCGCCGCGAACACGTCAGCGTCGAACTCCAGGTCATCGCCCCTGTCGGAACCCTGGCCGGACTCGACGACAACCCGGCCGAACTCGCCGGCTACGGCCCCATCCCCGCCCACGTCGGCCGCGCACTCGCCGCCGACGCCCACTGGCGCCGCGTCCTCACCGACCCCACCACCGGCACCGTCCTCGACCTCGGCCACCGCCGAGTCCCCACCCCAGCACTCGCCCGCCTCATCCGCCACCAACAAACCCGCTGCCTCTTCCCCGGCTGCGGCATGCCCGCCACCCACACCGACATCGACCACACCATCGACCACGCCCACGGCGGCCACACCGCCCTCGACAACCTGGGCCTTCTATGTAGGCACCACCACCGCGCCAAACACCGAGCAAATTGGCAATTAGACCAACCGCGGCCCGGCGTGTTTGTCTGGACCTCCCCGACCGGCCGTGCCTACACCACGGACACGATCGCAAACGAGGAAGAAGTGAACACTCTGGTCGCCACGCGCACGACCGGCCGTGCCGATCCTCGGCGAACCCCGTCCATCATCCCTAACCAGCGGGGTTCCTCGGACATTCGATGCCCATTCTGA